The Raoultibacter phocaeensis genome contains a region encoding:
- a CDS encoding MFS transporter, with the protein MNLNQWLVQPQRFLGPFGLIALLVVTSLATPLSLDMYTPAIPHMTEYFETDAGTVNLTLAGYFLFFAVGLLLFGPTSDRYGRKPVLVAGMVVYTAASALCAMAPDIWVLIGMRVLQALGAGAVSAVSTAVVKDAIIPEKREAILSIVQVMFVVGPVLAPVVGALVLQIADWHMTFWVLAAVGLLCTVLALMFQETLPEKSRFDGSILGSLAQLGTVAKNRGFTSFLCIVGLFNLPFMAYIAVGSYIYITFFGLTELEYSYFFAIAALLTAAGPLIWLKASHYLSARRFTTILLSVAFVSGLAMLAFGELSPFLFCATFLAFAMTEACIRPYSTNILLSQQKGETGAAASLINFAHTAIGCVGMVLAVLPWPNFVIGVGAIIAGTMVVAGLAWAFLLRSKVSLAGIKDTDPSSPAHPIAAPHRR; encoded by the coding sequence ATGAACCTGAACCAATGGCTTGTTCAGCCGCAACGATTCCTCGGGCCCTTCGGGCTCATCGCCCTGCTCGTGGTGACCAGCCTCGCCACTCCCCTCTCGCTCGACATGTACACGCCGGCGATCCCTCACATGACCGAGTATTTCGAGACCGATGCAGGAACCGTCAATCTCACCCTAGCCGGGTACTTTCTCTTCTTTGCCGTCGGATTGCTTTTGTTCGGGCCGACAAGCGACCGCTACGGACGCAAGCCCGTGCTGGTAGCGGGCATGGTCGTCTACACAGCCGCAAGCGCGCTCTGCGCGATGGCCCCCGATATCTGGGTTCTCATCGGCATGCGCGTCTTGCAAGCACTCGGCGCGGGAGCTGTGAGCGCCGTTTCGACCGCCGTCGTGAAAGACGCCATCATTCCCGAAAAGCGCGAAGCGATCCTATCGATCGTGCAGGTCATGTTCGTGGTCGGTCCCGTACTCGCACCGGTGGTGGGAGCCCTCGTGCTACAGATCGCCGATTGGCATATGACGTTTTGGGTGCTTGCCGCCGTCGGGCTTCTCTGCACGGTGCTTGCACTCATGTTTCAGGAAACGCTTCCCGAAAAAAGCCGCTTCGACGGGTCGATTCTCGGAAGCCTCGCTCAACTCGGCACCGTTGCGAAGAACAGGGGGTTCACATCGTTTCTGTGCATCGTCGGCCTCTTCAATCTGCCGTTCATGGCCTACATCGCCGTCGGCTCGTACATTTACATCACGTTCTTCGGCTTGACCGAGCTCGAATACAGCTATTTCTTTGCCATAGCCGCCCTGCTCACCGCCGCAGGCCCCCTCATCTGGCTCAAGGCATCCCACTATCTGAGCGCACGGAGATTCACGACCATCCTGCTCTCGGTGGCGTTCGTCTCGGGTTTAGCGATGCTCGCTTTCGGCGAGCTCTCGCCCTTCCTCTTTTGCGCGACGTTTCTCGCATTCGCCATGACGGAAGCGTGCATAAGGCCCTATAGCACGAATATCCTGCTTTCCCAGCAAAAAGGCGAAACGGGCGCAGCGGCTTCGCTGATCAACTTCGCCCACACCGCGATCGGTTGCGTGGGTATGGTGCTTGCCGTGCTTCCCTGGCCGAACTTCGTCATCGGAGTCGGAGCGATCATCGCAGGCACCATGGTCGTTGCAGGCCTTGCATGGGCTTTCCTGCTGCGTTCGAAGGTCTCGCTTGCAGGAATCAAGGACACCGATCCGTCCTCCCCCGCGCATCCGATAGCCGCACCGCATCGGCGCTGA
- a CDS encoding DUF364 domain-containing protein codes for MGCPEKDCCASNPNQTEIAFPGTYDHATPWKFYNHLIGHIPDDIRVTDYCLGTHWSYVEAECGMGVSFTCKGGARRTYTTDLRGMPLKAVAELSKSWCFEEASLGVAGLNAWYSQPELLDPLGAVYDEAVNLPDGTVRKMDAFELYRPRMGGKRVTVVGHFPHVDRIAEYADLTVLERSCTQELDTPDPACEYVLPTTDFAFVTGVTIINKTAPRLLDLTKNATTVMVGPSVVASPFLFDWGVESLAGSVVADPDKARFAVMSGAGKLFGEALAMMTISREAR; via the coding sequence ATGGGATGCCCCGAGAAAGACTGCTGCGCCTCGAATCCGAACCAAACCGAGATCGCGTTTCCCGGCACCTACGATCATGCGACGCCGTGGAAGTTCTACAACCATCTGATCGGCCATATCCCCGACGACATACGCGTAACCGATTACTGCCTCGGCACCCATTGGTCCTACGTCGAAGCCGAGTGCGGCATGGGCGTGAGCTTCACCTGCAAGGGCGGCGCACGCCGCACCTACACTACCGATCTGCGCGGGATGCCGCTCAAAGCCGTTGCCGAGCTTTCGAAGTCGTGGTGCTTCGAGGAAGCCTCGCTCGGCGTTGCGGGCCTGAACGCCTGGTATTCTCAACCCGAGCTGCTCGATCCGCTCGGCGCTGTATACGACGAAGCAGTCAACCTACCCGATGGAACCGTTCGCAAAATGGACGCCTTCGAACTTTACCGCCCCCGAATGGGCGGTAAGCGTGTTACCGTAGTCGGACACTTCCCTCACGTCGACCGCATAGCCGAATACGCCGACCTAACGGTGCTTGAGCGTTCCTGCACCCAAGAGCTCGACACGCCTGACCCCGCCTGCGAGTACGTGCTTCCCACGACGGACTTCGCGTTCGTCACCGGCGTGACCATTATCAACAAAACCGCTCCCCGCCTGCTTGATCTCACGAAGAACGCGACAACCGTCATGGTGGGTCCGAGCGTTGTGGCTTCCCCGTTCTTGTTCGATTGGGGCGTCGAATCGCTTGCAGGCAGCGTGGTAGCGGATCCCGACAAGGCGCGCTTTGCCGTCATGTCAGGTGCGGGCAAGCTGTTCGGCGAAGCGCTCGCGATGATGACGATCTCGCGAGAGGCCCGCTAG
- the rpmE gene encoding 50S ribosomal protein L31, protein MKQGIHPDYMDCTVTCSCGNTWQTRSTKPELRIDLCNKCHPFFTGQQKFIDTGGRVQRFADKFGSAKETVAAREAAKRAERQAAIEAAEAAKKAERDAKAAEKAKRAAEFAKKAEADAVKAEEEATATEVEAAEEAIADAAAETALEAPAGEAKAEESAE, encoded by the coding sequence ACGTGCAGCTGCGGGAACACCTGGCAGACCCGCTCCACGAAGCCCGAGCTGAGGATCGACCTCTGCAACAAATGCCATCCGTTCTTCACCGGCCAGCAGAAATTCATCGACACCGGTGGACGCGTCCAGCGCTTCGCCGATAAGTTCGGTTCCGCAAAAGAGACCGTCGCCGCACGCGAGGCTGCTAAACGAGCCGAGCGCCAGGCAGCCATTGAAGCTGCCGAAGCCGCCAAGAAGGCGGAGCGCGACGCGAAAGCCGCCGAGAAGGCTAAACGCGCTGCCGAGTTTGCCAAGAAGGCTGAAGCCGATGCCGTGAAAGCCGAGGAAGAAGCCACGGCGACCGAGGTTGAGGCTGCCGAAGAGGCTATCGCCGACGCCGCCGCCGAAACCGCACTCGAGGCTCCCGCAGGGGAAGCCAAGGCTGAGGAAAGCGCCGAGTAG